TTGGGTAAGTTTCTCAATACCctttctttttacaaaaatagcttcaaaaattaagagaaaagCTATTAAACACACCGACTGTCTGAGTGATAAGGTGGTAATAGACAATTTATCTAGTTCCGGTCTGatttgtaaaacaaaatatttaaaaagacaGGTCATCCATTTTAATAGCCAATTAAATTAAATCAGATCTggaaaataattaacatttctTCTGGGGACAGCGAAGAAATATCATTCGAAAGCAGCAAAGCGAAAGGCAGATCACAATCACGAAACTCACTTCTTCTTCAGTCTCTTACagattcttcttcctctgtcgGCACGAATTCATTGGGCTCTGCTTGAATCTGGGTTTAGTGTAATAAAATCGATTTCAGTAAGAAGAATCTGGTGAGAGGAACCGTGGAGGATTCGTAGGGGAAAAAGATGAGGAGGCGGAGGGTAGCTAGAAGGAGATTGCTGAGTTGGATATGGCTTCTCCTTGGCTCTTTCTCTGTCGCTGGATTGGTTCTCTTCATGGTTCAGCATCGTCATCAACAGCAAGATCCATCTCAGCTCAACCTTGTATATATGTCTTTTCTCTCTTTATTGCATTGTAGTATTGACTCTATTGATTGCTGAGAGTTTGAGTTTTTTATTGCTCTGATGATCACCCGCTCATTAAAAAGTTTGGATCTTTATTCTTTTGCTGACAAAAAGATTGGTGAATCCACTGTCATTGTAGCctcatgtttttaatttttaaagctGAGAATGGTTATTAGCATGGCCGCCCTAAGATTTTGGAGTTATAGACGATTTAAGAAAGATTTCAATAATTTGAGGGCTAATTTTTTCGAAAATTTTGAGGCTTGAGGGAAATGTTTCATCCGGCTTAGCCCAGTATCGGCCCTGGTACTTATTAGTTTGGTCTGTGTATGTATGGAATCAATGCAAATTGAGCTGTTTTCACAACAGCATGACCAAATCTTAGTGTAGTTTATTTATTGACATTGTTATTAGTCTATGAGTGCAAAAGCTTATATCATACTGTCTACATAGAAATGTTTTTGTATTTGGAGAAGTTACTCtgatcttcttttcttctttgataGGAAAGAGACACAAGTAACAACAACGTATCACCTCCTCGTTTAAACTTCACGGAAGAGGTAACAAGCGCATCCTCGTTCGCTAGGCAGCTAGCAGAGCAAATGACGCTCGCCAAAGCCTATGTTTTCATAGCCAAAGAGCACAACAATCTCCACTTAGCTTGGGAGCTGAGCTCCAAGATCCGAACCTGTCAGCTTCTCCTCTCAAAAGCAGCGATGAGAGCCCAGCCCATTTCGTTAGACGAAGCGAAACCGATCGTCACCGGCCTGTCATCTCTCATCTACAAGGCGCAGGACGCGCATTACGACATAGCCACCTCGATGATGACTATGAAGTCTCACATCCAAGCCCTCGAAGAGCGCGCAAACGCAGCAACCGTTCAGACAACAGTGTTTGGTCAATCTGTTGCCGAGGCGGTACCGAAGAGCCTCCACTGTTTGATGATCAAGCTCACGTCAGATTGGTTAACCGAGCAGGCGTCATCGCGCCGTGAAGCGGCGGATGAGAGCAGAAACTCGCCGAGACTCGTTGACAACAACCTCTACCACTTCTGTATCTTTACTGATAATGTAATAGCTGCTTCTGTTGCTGTTAACTCGACTGTGGCCAACGCTGATCATCCGAAGCAGCTTGTGTTCCACGTAGTGACGAATCGAGTTAGCTACAAAGCTATGCAGGCTTGGTTTCTTGGTAATGACTTCAAGGGCGCAGCGATAGAGATCAGAAGCGTGGAAGAGTTCTCTTGGCTGAACGCTTCTTACTCTCCCGTTGTTAAGCAGCTGCTGGATACAGACTCGAGAGCTTACTACTTCGGGGACCAAGAAACAAACTCTGAGCCAAAAGCGAGGAACCCGAAGTACTTGTCATTACTAAACCATCTCAGATTCTACATTCCCGAGATCTATCCTCAGCTGGAAAAGATCGTTTTCCTAGACGACGACGTTGTTGTTCAGAAAGATTTGACTCCACTCTTCTCCTTAGACCTTCACGGAAACGTCAACGGAGCCGTGGAGACGTGTCTTGAAGCCTTTCACCGTTATTACAAGTACCTAAACTTCTCTGACCCTCTCATCAGCTCAAAGTTCGATCCGCAAGCGTGCGGATGGGCCTTTGGTATGAACGTTTTCGATCTCATAGCGTGGAGGAAAGCGAACGTGACTGGTAGGTACCATTACTGGCAAGggaagaacagagagagaacgCTTTGGAAGCTAGGGACTCTTCCTCCGGGTCTGTTGGCTTTCTATGGTCTCACCGAGCCGCTAGACAGAAGATGGCATGTCTTGGGGTTAGGCTACGATGTCAACATTGATAACCGTTTGATAGAAACCGCGGCTGTGATTCATTATAATGGCAACATGAAGCCTTGGCTAAAGATTGGTATTGGTAGGTATAAACCTTTTTGGTTGAAGTTTTTGAACTCTAGCCATCCTTATTTACAAGATTGTGTCACAGCTTAGAAGAAAAAAGACTTTTTGAGAGAGTTGAGAAGATTCTTATACACTTTGAagattcttttttgttttggaatGTTTTGTAGAGCTCAGAAAGTTTGTCAGGTTCAGATTTTCTC
The window above is part of the Brassica napus cultivar Da-Ae chromosome C8, Da-Ae, whole genome shotgun sequence genome. Proteins encoded here:
- the LOC106430844 gene encoding hexosyltransferase GAUT11-like yields the protein MRRRRVARRRLLSWIWLLLGSFSVAGLVLFMVQHRHQQQDPSQLNLERDTSNNNVSPPRLNFTEEVTSASSFARQLAEQMTLAKAYVFIAKEHNNLHLAWELSSKIRTCQLLLSKAAMRAQPISLDEAKPIVTGLSSLIYKAQDAHYDIATSMMTMKSHIQALEERANAATVQTTVFGQSVAEAVPKSLHCLMIKLTSDWLTEQASSRREAADESRNSPRLVDNNLYHFCIFTDNVIAASVAVNSTVANADHPKQLVFHVVTNRVSYKAMQAWFLGNDFKGAAIEIRSVEEFSWLNASYSPVVKQLLDTDSRAYYFGDQETNSEPKARNPKYLSLLNHLRFYIPEIYPQLEKIVFLDDDVVVQKDLTPLFSLDLHGNVNGAVETCLEAFHRYYKYLNFSDPLISSKFDPQACGWAFGMNVFDLIAWRKANVTGRYHYWQGKNRERTLWKLGTLPPGLLAFYGLTEPLDRRWHVLGLGYDVNIDNRLIETAAVIHYNGNMKPWLKIGIGRYKPFWLKFLNSSHPYLQDCVTA